A DNA window from Camelina sativa cultivar DH55 chromosome 17, Cs, whole genome shotgun sequence contains the following coding sequences:
- the LOC104757726 gene encoding uncharacterized protein LOC104757726: MSSDQHHYVSDKFASFLAARGKITRAKHTPAGLSHDVECVEISVASKCKTSQDIASLSSLRRGRLTHDSAPSTAMVPCREIVTNTDTYLVIEELKAKVFSHDFESLEADGTATIASIVYNDLVQAMSSYHLMEIKLSSTIVEVAH; encoded by the exons ATGTCGAGTGATCAACATCATTATGTGTCTGATAAATTTGCCTCTTTCCTTGCTGCTCGCGGAAAAATTACTCGGGCGAAACATACACCAGCTGGTTTGTCTCATGACGTGGAATGCGTTGAAATATCTGTTGCGAGCAAGTGTAAGACTTCTCAGGACATTGCATCATTGTCGTCACTGAGACGAGGTAGACTGACCCATGACAGTGCCCCCTCAACTGCGATGGTTCCTTGTCGAGAGATAGTGACCAACACTGACACTTATTTGGTCATTGAAGAGCTGAAGGCTAAAGTGTTTTCTCATGACTTTGAGTCTCTAGAAGCTGATGGGACTGCCACCATCGCCAGCATAGTTTACAATGACCTTGTCCAG GCGATGTCATCGTACCATCTTATGGAAATAAAGTTGTCATCCACTATTGTTGAAGTCGCCCACTAA
- the LOC104757727 gene encoding LOW QUALITY PROTEIN: cytochrome P450 76C4 (The sequence of the model RefSeq protein was modified relative to this genomic sequence to represent the inferred CDS: inserted 1 base in 1 codon), protein MDIISGQSMFLLFCFILSCFLFFTTARSRRSLSLVSISPPGPPRLPIIGNIHLVGKNPHHSFTNLSKTYGPVMSLKLGCLNSVVIASRDAAREVLRTQDLILSARYISEATRSNNHHEFSVGWLHPSSPRFRMLRRLSVAQLFSPQRIEATKDLRMKKVQELVNFMSKSSEKEEALDISRASFITSLNIISNILFSVNLGSYDSKDPSAFQEMVTGYQDSLGNPDLANFFPFLRFLDLQGNIKKMKGCSDSLFQVFRGFYDARIIENSSRTYEKNVSSRDFLDALIDLQQADEPEINIDEIEHLLLDLFVAGTDTNSSTVEWAMAELLRNPKTMTKVQDEINHVIGQNGDFQESDISKLPYLQAVIKETFRLHPAAPFLLPRIAETDVEILGFHVLKDSQVLVNVWAIGRDPNLWENPTQFEPERFLGKEIDVKGTDYSLXPFGAGCRICPGLPLALITVKLMLASLLHAFEWKLPNGVGSEDLDMEETFGLTLHKTNPLLAVPVKKGPIN, encoded by the exons tcatgttttcttttcttcaccaCCGCAAGATCCCGCCGGAGCCTTAGTCTAGTATCCATATCACCTCCGGGACCTCCACGGTTACCCATAATCGGAAACATCCATCTAGTCGGAAAGAATCCACACCACTCGTTCACGAACCTCTCGAAAACATATGGACCAGTCATGAGTCTTAAGCTTGGATGTTTAAACTCAGTGGTCATAGCATCAAGAGACGCAGCAAGAGAAGTACTAAGAACACAGGACCTAATCTTGTCTGCACGGTACATAAGTGAAGCAACACGATCCAACAATCATCATGAATTTTCCGTTGGTTGGCTTCACCCGTCATCTCCTCGTTTCAG AATGTTGAGGAGATTATCGGTTGCTCAGCTGTTCTCACCGCAGCGTATCGAGGCTACCAAAGATTTGAGGATGAAGAAGGTGCAAGAACTTGTCAACTTCATGAGTAAAAGCAGcgagaaagaagaagctcttGATATTTCTCGTGCATCCTTCATCACATCTCTCAATATCATAtcgaatattttgttttcagtcAATCTCGGTAGCTACGATTCGAAAGATCCCAGTGCGTTTCAGGAGATGGTGACTGGTTACCAGGATTCCCTCGGGAACCCAGACCTTGCTAACTTCTTCCCATTTTTGAGGTTTCTTGACTTGCAAGGCAATATTAAGAAGATGAAGGGGTGCTCAGATAGCTTGTTTCAGGTATTTAGAGGGTTTTATGATGCTCGGATTATCGAAAACTCATCGCGTACATATGAGAAAAATGTTTCGAGCAGAGACTTCCTGGATGCGCTTATCGATCTCCAACAAGCAGATGAACCTGAAATCAACATTGACGAGATCGAACATCTACTTCTT GATCTGTTTGTAGCGGGCACGGATACAAACTCTAGTACCGTGGAATGGGCAATGGCAGAGTTACTTCGAAACCCGAAAACGATGACAAAAGTTCAAGACGAGATCAATCATGTGATAGGGCAAAACGGCGACTTCCAAGAGTCTGATATCTCAAAATTGCCGTATTTACAAGCGGTCATTAAAGAAACATTCCGATTACACCCGGCTGCTCCATTTCTCCTCCCAAGAATTGCCGAAACCGACGTAGAGATTCTTGGATTCCATGTGCTTAAAGATTCTCAGGTTCTTGTGAACGTCTGGGCCATTGGAAGAGACCCAAATTTGTGGGAAAATCCTACTCAATTTGAGCCAGAGAGGTTTTTAGGGAAAGAGATTGATGTAAAAGGTACTGATTATAGCT CACCGTTTGGGGCAGGGTGTAGGATTTGTCCGGGACTGCCTTTGGCTTTGATAACTGTGAAGCTCATGCTTGCTTCTCTTCTCCATGCCTTTGAGTGGAAGCTTCCAAACGGTGTCGGTTCTGAGGATTTGGACATGGAAGAGACCTTTGGTCTTACACTGCACAAGACCAACCCGTTACTTGCCGTGCCTGTGAAGAAAGGTcccataaattaa